The segment CGTTTATCGCCCTCATGATGATCTCATCACTGCTGATTTCCATGGGAACCAGCCTGGGCAGTATGCTGCTCATCATCGGTCTGGTCGGTGCATATTTCACGGTCCCTGCCCTGATCATCACAGGGTACTTCAATCAGGCAGGGCGAGGCAACATGGATGTGCTGTACAGTATTCTGCTGGTCTATGCGGCCCTGCTCGTTACCAACATGCTCATCGGCAGGTCGCTGATGAGCATGATCGTTAACGGACTAGGATTCTGATTGATCTCATAGCACCGCCCAAAAAGGAGCTCCCCGAACCCGAGGGAAGCTCCTTTTTGACAATCCATTGTACGCTTTACTCTACCCACCACCGCTTGAAATGAGACCACCAGGAATGCTCCTGCTGCTTCTGTTTCTCGGCATCTCCAAGGGTATCCTCTTTCTCTGCAGAAGCCGGTTCACCGCCATGGCTGCAATACTCGGACGGCTCCGTGCCGGGCAGAAATACCTCCAGCGTCTTGGCAGGACAGTCCGGTCCGGCCCGCAAACCGGTAGTGGGATCGATATACAAGCTGACGACTCCTTCCGGGATCGGAAAAATCTTCGGGGGCACGTTCTCCAGCACCTCTTCCGTAAACTGGGCAAAAATAGGGGCAGCATGCCGCGCCTCACTCGTTGAAATTTCGCGCCCCTTGTCATAACCGACCCAAACGGCCGTTGCAAGCTCCGGCGTGTACCCGACCAGCCAGGCGTCCGTGTCGGTGGTGCCGGTTTTGCCAGCAACGGGACGCTTCATCAGCGCCGATACTCTTCGGCCGGTTCCGCCATCCTCAAAGACGCTTTCCATCATGCGGGTCAGTATATAAGCTGCCGCCGGCTCTACGACCTGCTCTCCGACTGCCTCTGGAGCCGTGTACAGCTTGCGTCCGGCGGCATCCGTAATGCTGAGGATGGCGGTCACCGGCATGCGCCGCCCGCCGCCGGCCAGTGTAGAGAAGGCGGAAGCCATCTCCAGCGGGCTGACTGGAGAGGTGCCCAGAGCGAGCGAGGGCACCTCTTCCAGGCTGCTCGTAATGCCCATCCGGCGCGCCATGTCCGTCACTTGATCTGTACCGATCTGCATAATCGTATTCACGGCATAAATATTGTCCGAGGCCGCGATCGCCTGCTTCATATTGATCTCGCCCCAATATTTGCCCCCGAAATTGCTGGGCTGGTAGGTTTTGCGGTTATCATCATAATGAAACAGGGTGGGCTGGCTGTTGAACAGGGTGACACTGGTCATCTGCCGCGAGGATAGCGCAGCCAGATACATAATCGGCTTAAAGGCAGAGCCGGGCTGGCGGGTTTGAGCCAGGGCATGGTTGTACTGATTCTGGCGGTAATTCCGGCCGCCGACCATCGCTTTCAGGTGGCCGTTCCGCGGATCGACCGACACCAGGGCCGTCTCCAGCTCGGTGTCCCCCTTCAGCTCCGCTGCCACCGCCGCCTCTGCGGCTGCCTGAGCGCGGGGATCGAGTGTCGTATAAATATCCAGTCCGCCCTGCTGGAGCTGCTGCTCTGTAATTTGAAAGGTGCTGGTCAGCAGGCCTTTGACATAATCCCGAAAGTAAGAGGCGACCGCCTTGTTCTCCTGACGGTCCTGAGGCAGCAGGGCAAGCTGTGCGGAAGAAGCCTTCTCTGCTTCCTGCTGTGTAATGTCTCCGGACTCTACCATCGCCTGCAGCACCAGCTTCTGCCGGTTCATTGCGTTCTCCAGGTGATTGTATGGAGAGTAATACGTAGGCCCCTTCGGAATGCCTGCCAGCATCGCGCTTTCGGCCAGATTCAGCTCCTTCGCGGACTTGTCGAAATACAGACGGGCAGCCGATTCAATGCCGTAGGCGCCGTGTCCGTAGTAAATTTCGTTCAGGTACATCTCCAGAATGTCGTCCTTCGAATATTTCATTTCCAGCTGCACGGTATAACGAGCTTCTTTTAGCTTGCGCTCCAGCGTCTTCTCGTGGGAGAGATACAGATTGCGCGCGAGCTGCTGGGTCAGCGTGCTGGCTCCCTGCTTGCTGTTCCAGTGCTGGAGATTCACCAGCACGGCACGGGCCATGCCCTTCAGGTCGAACCCGGGATGCTGGTAGAACTTCCGGTCCTCCACGGCGAGCGTGGCCTGAATTAGCAGCGGGGAGATGTGAGACAGCTCCACCCGGTCCGAGGTGCGTCCATCGGGCGAGAACGTGGCAATGACCTCGCCCTGGCTGTCCAGCAGCCGGGAGGCACGCTCCGTTTTGGCAACTGGCAAGGGTGTAATATACAAATAGCCGAGCACTCCAGCGCCGGCGAGGACGGCCAGCAGGCAGACAACAGCCAAGCTTATGGCGAGCCGGAGGGGCCAGGGCTTACGGCGTTTACGGGAAAAAGGCTGCGAACCGTTCATCGCGGAAGCTCCTTCATTATTTTTGCGGACGATGCCTGGGTGTGACTTCAGTGCACTTATCGTTTGCCCACTGCTTTTTCCAGGCCGATCCTGTTATTCATTATGGGGCTTCTCTTGGCAGGATATTCATGGGGACGTGAGTGCATTGAGGCAGACGGGGAAAAGGCTAGATAATTTGGTTGCATTTTGGGCTTGATTTAATATAATACAATTTGTTTGGTACAATAGAAAAAGATGTGAAACAACAATACGCGGCACCTGCCGGCATCAAGTTTTGCGGCCTGGATCTGGACGGCTGAACATTTATTCTAGCGGAAAGAAGGTAGAGACGATGGAATTATGGTTTACGGAGAAGCAAACCCCGACGTTCGGCATTACAGCGAAGATTCGGGAAACGTTTGTACATGAGAAGACGGAGTTTCAACAGCTGGATATGATCGACACGGAGGAATTCGGGCGGATGCTCGTACTGGACGGTATGGTCATGACGACGGTAAAGGATGAATTCGTCTATCATGAGATGG is part of the Paenibacillus algicola genome and harbors:
- a CDS encoding transglycosylase domain-containing protein codes for the protein MNGSQPFSRKRRKPWPLRLAISLAVVCLLAVLAGAGVLGYLYITPLPVAKTERASRLLDSQGEVIATFSPDGRTSDRVELSHISPLLIQATLAVEDRKFYQHPGFDLKGMARAVLVNLQHWNSKQGASTLTQQLARNLYLSHEKTLERKLKEARYTVQLEMKYSKDDILEMYLNEIYYGHGAYGIESAARLYFDKSAKELNLAESAMLAGIPKGPTYYSPYNHLENAMNRQKLVLQAMVESGDITQQEAEKASSAQLALLPQDRQENKAVASYFRDYVKGLLTSTFQITEQQLQQGGLDIYTTLDPRAQAAAEAAVAAELKGDTELETALVSVDPRNGHLKAMVGGRNYRQNQYNHALAQTRQPGSAFKPIMYLAALSSRQMTSVTLFNSQPTLFHYDDNRKTYQPSNFGGKYWGEINMKQAIAASDNIYAVNTIMQIGTDQVTDMARRMGITSSLEEVPSLALGTSPVSPLEMASAFSTLAGGGRRMPVTAILSITDAAGRKLYTAPEAVGEQVVEPAAAYILTRMMESVFEDGGTGRRVSALMKRPVAGKTGTTDTDAWLVGYTPELATAVWVGYDKGREISTSEARHAAPIFAQFTEEVLENVPPKIFPIPEGVVSLYIDPTTGLRAGPDCPAKTLEVFLPGTEPSEYCSHGGEPASAEKEDTLGDAEKQKQQEHSWWSHFKRWWVE